Proteins encoded in a region of the Acidobacteriota bacterium genome:
- a CDS encoding amidohydrolase family protein produces the protein MRAPMILVSVVVCALLGSAGPGAQETATARIQLFLIERPVGVERATTVVTPEGRTLTSEMELVDRGTRLQLTASLSVLPDGTPRHFKAAGKSYRFVNVDAEVTVTGQTARVTSMGESTDVALPATWFPARSWAPVAARASLIDYWERHKRPASIVLLPGDADSRIEVTFRGAEDVQAGGKTVKLRRYSLDGVVWGRETVWVDARGAFAALVSRIHILPFEAVREDLVGALPALQASSVRDRMADLAGFASATAPTASGVYALSGARVITGDDVPAIEDGVVWVRNGRIAGVGPRDRMTLPQGIRVIDVSGATIIPGLIDMHAHASQIEWAPAYLAAGVTTIRDMGGEALFLSAFRNELASGRGLGPRVELAGLVDGPGDGGFGTVVASTAAEGRAIVDRYHALGFSQMKLYSLVQPDVAAAIAVRAHELKMAVTGHVPTALGLEAAVLAGMDQVAHQPLRGQPGSAETDRIIGLLAERHTVIDPTQAWGELLGRPRDVRAETIEPGIANAPYALAANYRSVLNNPRPAQAAPAVPARDPAPRGPSMLKAIHDKGVPVVAGTDGALPGYSLLREVELYVQAGLTPLQAIQAATSVSARALGLGAELGTIALGKRADLVVLDADPLTDISAIRRTRFVVTNGRMYDPALLWRLAGFRLLTSASPGRMLHNR, from the coding sequence ATGCGCGCTCCCATGATTCTGGTATCTGTCGTCGTCTGCGCCCTGCTGGGTTCGGCCGGACCTGGCGCCCAAGAGACGGCTACGGCCCGAATCCAGTTGTTTCTAATCGAGCGGCCTGTCGGCGTTGAGCGCGCGACAACGGTGGTGACGCCAGAGGGTCGCACACTCACCTCCGAGATGGAGTTGGTGGACCGTGGCACCCGCCTCCAGCTGACCGCATCGCTGAGCGTGCTGCCCGACGGCACGCCGCGGCATTTCAAGGCCGCCGGCAAGAGCTATCGATTCGTGAACGTGGACGCCGAAGTCACAGTCACCGGCCAAACGGCGCGGGTGACGTCGATGGGGGAGTCCACGGATGTGGCGCTGCCGGCGACGTGGTTTCCGGCTCGCAGTTGGGCACCCGTCGCCGCGCGTGCGTCGCTGATCGACTACTGGGAGCGTCACAAGCGCCCGGCCAGCATCGTGCTGTTGCCCGGAGATGCCGACAGCCGCATCGAGGTGACGTTCCGCGGCGCCGAGGACGTGCAGGCGGGTGGCAAGACCGTGAAGCTCCGCCGCTACAGTCTGGATGGCGTCGTGTGGGGTCGCGAGACGGTCTGGGTGGACGCCCGGGGCGCGTTTGCCGCGTTAGTGTCGCGCATCCACATCCTGCCGTTTGAAGCGGTGCGCGAGGATCTGGTGGGGGCACTGCCGGCACTCCAGGCGAGTTCGGTGCGCGATCGCATGGCCGACCTCGCGGGTTTCGCGAGTGCGACCGCACCCACCGCTTCGGGTGTCTACGCCCTCTCGGGCGCTCGTGTCATCACTGGTGACGATGTGCCGGCGATCGAGGATGGCGTGGTGTGGGTGCGGAATGGACGCATCGCCGGCGTTGGGCCGCGCGATCGCATGACATTGCCGCAGGGCATTCGCGTCATTGATGTGAGCGGCGCCACGATCATCCCCGGCCTGATCGACATGCACGCGCACGCCTCACAGATCGAATGGGCGCCCGCGTATCTGGCAGCCGGCGTGACGACCATTCGTGACATGGGAGGCGAGGCGCTGTTTCTGAGTGCGTTCCGCAACGAACTTGCGTCCGGCCGAGGGCTTGGGCCGCGAGTGGAACTCGCGGGCCTTGTGGATGGTCCCGGCGATGGCGGGTTCGGCACCGTGGTGGCTTCCACTGCTGCCGAGGGCCGCGCCATCGTCGATCGCTACCACGCGCTGGGTTTCAGCCAGATGAAGCTGTATAGCCTCGTGCAGCCCGATGTGGCAGCGGCGATTGCTGTGCGTGCGCATGAGCTGAAGATGGCGGTGACCGGGCACGTGCCGACGGCACTCGGTCTTGAGGCTGCCGTCCTTGCTGGAATGGACCAGGTGGCGCATCAGCCTCTGCGAGGACAGCCTGGCTCAGCCGAAACCGACCGCATCATCGGTCTGCTGGCCGAGCGCCACACCGTGATCGATCCGACGCAGGCCTGGGGCGAATTGCTCGGCCGGCCGCGTGACGTGCGTGCCGAGACAATCGAGCCTGGCATTGCCAACGCGCCGTATGCTCTGGCGGCGAACTATCGCAGCGTCCTCAACAATCCGCGACCCGCGCAAGCGGCGCCAGCGGTACCGGCCAGAGATCCTGCACCGCGCGGTCCCTCCATGCTGAAAGCAATTCACGACAAGGGCGTGCCGGTCGTGGCCGGCACCGACGGCGCGTTGCCGGGATACAGCCTCTTGCGGGAAGTGGAACTCTACGTGCAGGCCGGGCTCACACCACTTCAGGCCATTCAGGCGGCGACCAGTGTCTCCGCACGCGCGCTCGGTCTGGGCGCGGAACTCGGAACGATTGCCCTGGGCAAGCGCGCGGATCTCGTCGTGCTCGATGCGGATCCGCTGACAGACATCTCGGCGATCAGGCGCACGCGCTTCGTCGTGACGAACGGCAGAATGTACGACCCAGCGCTGTTGTGGCGCCTGGCCGGTTTCCGGCTTTTGACTTCGGCGTCACCAGGGCGCATGCTCCACAACAGGTGA
- a CDS encoding TlpA family protein disulfide reductase: MVRTYGTDARFVVENYGESALAAKYGVKRYPAIFVNDVLVATPKDFGFTASGEGAEPGRYAPLRKAESHERFRADLTRVIDLLMAGKKSDASALAAPVDSGEPAVMPALNFTDLNGQLVRPRDLAGKVVVVEFWATWCPPCRSTLAWLGELQKKHGDRVVVLALAVESDEPLVRRLASELNVPLRWVMRSPAMLAAFGDVSVVPTLLVYDPRGRLAGTHYGAPPTLHQDAEATIARALTAR; this comes from the coding sequence GTGGTCAGGACATACGGCACCGATGCGCGGTTCGTCGTGGAGAACTACGGCGAATCGGCGCTGGCGGCCAAGTACGGCGTGAAACGCTACCCCGCGATCTTCGTCAACGACGTACTGGTGGCCACGCCGAAGGACTTCGGCTTCACCGCCAGTGGTGAAGGAGCCGAACCAGGCCGGTACGCACCGCTCCGCAAGGCCGAGAGCCACGAGCGCTTCCGGGCCGACCTGACGCGGGTCATCGACCTGCTGATGGCTGGAAAGAAGTCGGACGCATCAGCGCTCGCCGCGCCGGTGGACAGCGGCGAGCCTGCCGTGATGCCGGCGCTGAACTTCACCGATCTCAACGGACAGCTCGTCCGTCCGCGCGACCTGGCGGGCAAAGTGGTGGTCGTGGAGTTCTGGGCCACGTGGTGTCCGCCATGCCGTAGCACGCTCGCCTGGCTCGGCGAACTGCAGAAGAAACACGGTGACCGTGTGGTGGTGCTCGCGCTGGCCGTGGAGTCGGACGAACCGCTGGTCAGGCGCCTGGCATCGGAGCTGAACGTTCCCCTGCGATGGGTGATGCGATCACCGGCGATGCTCGCGGCATTTGGCGACGTCAGCGTGGTGCCCACGCTGCTGGTGTACGACCCGCGCGGGCGGCTGGCCGGCACCCACTACGGCGCCCCGCCGACGTTGCATCAGGACGCTGAAGCCACGATCGCGCGCGCACTCACAGCGCGCTGA
- a CDS encoding MBL fold metallo-hydrolase produces MHRLVLAVALFAALAPQQVPRTGDPVKRGYTEADFPRVQKLAEGVYSYEQLRSAGSEKFTTVSLFVVTSEGVLVADGQGSMEETLRMVREIAKVTRQPITHVVIGSDHGDHTAGNAAFPSTAKAFAHPSSKAILEGPSGVAPQPITAVPDKTTLKLGGIEIQILFLGRAHTGGDLSVYLPKEKILFMSEAYLNRIFPAMRSAYPSEWVATIEKAQAMDVTTYVPGHGFVESPAILKEELEMARKALVQVIAEAKRLHAAGVPVEDAVKQAKFGDLDAWTIRSSQAATAIRRVYLELDGKLR; encoded by the coding sequence ATGCATCGACTTGTTCTGGCCGTGGCACTTTTTGCCGCGCTTGCTCCCCAACAAGTGCCCCGCACCGGCGACCCGGTCAAGCGCGGCTACACCGAGGCGGACTTCCCGCGGGTGCAGAAACTGGCCGAGGGCGTCTATTCGTACGAACAATTGCGTTCGGCCGGCAGTGAGAAGTTCACAACGGTCAGCCTCTTTGTCGTGACCTCCGAAGGCGTGCTCGTGGCCGACGGCCAGGGCAGCATGGAGGAAACCCTGCGCATGGTGCGCGAGATTGCCAAAGTCACCCGCCAACCCATCACCCATGTCGTCATCGGCTCTGATCATGGCGACCACACGGCGGGCAACGCGGCGTTTCCTTCAACGGCGAAAGCGTTCGCGCATCCCTCTTCGAAGGCGATTCTTGAAGGCCCCTCGGGCGTGGCGCCGCAGCCAATCACGGCCGTCCCTGACAAAACGACGTTGAAGTTGGGCGGAATCGAGATTCAGATTCTGTTTCTCGGGCGGGCGCACACGGGCGGGGACCTGAGCGTGTATCTGCCGAAGGAGAAGATCCTCTTCATGAGCGAGGCCTATCTCAATCGCATCTTCCCCGCGATGCGGTCGGCCTATCCGTCGGAGTGGGTTGCGACGATCGAGAAGGCTCAGGCGATGGACGTGACCACGTACGTGCCTGGTCACGGGTTCGTAGAGTCGCCGGCCATCCTCAAGGAGGAACTGGAGATGGCGCGCAAGGCGTTGGTGCAGGTCATCGCGGAAGCGAAGCGGTTGCACGCCGCAGGCGTTCCTGTCGAGGACGCTGTCAAGCAGGCGAAGTTTGGCGACCTGGACGCCTGGACGATTCGATCAAGCCAGGCTGCGACCGCTATCCGTCGGGTGTACCTGGAGCTCGACGGCAAACTTCGGTGA